Proteins encoded together in one Mycobacterium noviomagense window:
- a CDS encoding IS3 family transposase (programmed frameshift), with protein sequence MATRKRHTPEQIVRKLMTADRLLAEGKDTAAVCRDLGVSEATYHRWRNQFGGLKAEDAKRLKDLERENTTLKRLLADAELEKAALKEIAKGKLLGPERRRAAVDHLQHVLGVSERFACRVAGQHRSTQRHEPASTTPADPDAALRAWVRAWAKEHPRRGFRPAYHDARDEGWPVNHKKFQRLWREEGLRVPQRRRRKRHGTSTAPQVSADAPDQVWAADFQFDVTTDGRPIKTVSIIDEHTRECLGDMVERNITGEDLICELERIAAHRGTYPAVLRCDNGPEFACAAMANWAANHIGLYFIPPGEPWRNGYVESFHSRIRNECLNINSFWSLAHARVVISDWKHEYNHHRRHSALGYQPPARYAASCTHR encoded by the exons ATGGCGACAAGAAAGCGGCACACTCCCGAGCAGATTGTGCGCAAGCTGATGACGGCCGATCGGCTGTTGGCCGAGGGCAAGGACACCGCGGCGGTGTGCCGCGACCTGGGTGTCTCCGAGGCCACGTATCACCGCTGGCGCAATCAATTCGGCGGGCTCAAGGCTGAGGACGCCAAGCGGCTCAAGGACCTCGAACGCGAGAACACCACCCTCAAACGGCTGCTGGCCGACGCCGAATTGGAGAAGGCCGCACTCAAGGAGATCGCCA AAGGGAAACTTCTAGGCCCGGAACGCCGGCGGGCGGCCGTTGACCATCTCCAGCACGTGCTGGGAGTCAGTGAGCGCTTCGCCTGCCGCGTGGCCGGGCAACACCGCTCCACCCAACGACACGAACCAGCGTCGACCACGCCGGCTGATCCGGATGCCGCGTTGCGGGCCTGGGTGCGCGCTTGGGCCAAGGAGCATCCGCGCCGGGGCTTTCGGCCCGCCTACCACGATGCGCGCGACGAAGGCTGGCCGGTCAATCACAAGAAATTCCAACGCCTGTGGCGCGAGGAGGGGCTGCGGGTGCCGCAGCGGCGACGCCGCAAACGCCACGGCACCTCAACGGCCCCGCAAGTCAGCGCAGATGCGCCCGATCAGGTGTGGGCCGCCGATTTCCAGTTCGACGTCACCACCGACGGGCGCCCAATCAAGACCGTGTCGATCATCGACGAACACACCCGCGAATGCCTCGGCGACATGGTCGAACGCAACATCACCGGCGAAGACCTGATCTGCGAGCTCGAACGGATCGCCGCCCACCGAGGCACCTATCCGGCAGTCCTGCGCTGCGACAACGGACCCGAATTCGCCTGCGCGGCAATGGCTAACTGGGCCGCAAACCACATCGGCCTGTACTTCATCCCACCCGGCGAACCATGGCGCAACGGCTACGTCGAATCCTTCCACTCCCGGATCCGCAACGAATGCCTCAACATCAACAGCTTCTGGTCACTGGCGCATGCCCGCGTGGTCATCAGCGACTGGAAACACGAATACAACCACCACCGGCGCCACTCCGCCCTCGGCTACCAACCCCCGGCTCGCTACGCTGCCAGCTGTACCCACCGATGA
- a CDS encoding DUF732 domain-containing protein, with product MKKIIVGGLAAVAAGIGSAAFPAASAHADTLDTDAAAAAAVAASQFTADVTNAGFYNQGGAGAQLVVGINVCNKLDAGSTPAEASNDLYVHSGLSDFGSGRFVGIAVRDLCPWHFGQGFYQSMPHGGSRSGSLA from the coding sequence ATGAAAAAGATCATTGTCGGCGGCCTCGCCGCCGTCGCCGCCGGGATCGGCAGCGCGGCATTCCCGGCCGCGTCAGCCCACGCGGACACCCTGGACACCGACGCAGCAGCGGCGGCGGCCGTGGCCGCGAGCCAGTTCACGGCAGACGTCACTAACGCAGGGTTCTACAACCAGGGCGGCGCGGGCGCTCAACTCGTTGTGGGGATCAACGTCTGCAACAAGCTAGACGCCGGGTCGACGCCCGCAGAGGCGAGCAACGACCTATATGTGCACAGCGGTCTGTCCGACTTCGGCTCGGGCCGGTTCGTCGGCATCGCCGTGCGCGACCTATGCCCCTGGCACTTCGGCCAGGGCTTCTACCAGAGCATGCCCCACGGCGGCTCGAGATCGGGGTCGCTCGCATGA
- a CDS encoding class I SAM-dependent methyltransferase, whose amino-acid sequence MHSSDDDPLELTRGLLERTASVRHGYLDVLGESTESPVPTFAQRAMNSPFVATVYERLWRPAAFFVASGVTTSAEQRRAATALRLSQANRLLDVACGPGNFTGPLARQIPPGGLAVGFDISEPMLSRAVADNSGPGICYVRGDARELPFADETFDAVCCFGALYLMPDPFGVAREMVRVLRPGGRIAILTSYARQPAPVRYAMTAGARMIGLRLFDRHAFVELFRSAGLVDVEQQTQRALQFVAAGKPS is encoded by the coding sequence ATGCACAGCAGCGATGATGACCCGCTTGAGCTGACTCGCGGCCTCCTCGAAAGGACCGCGTCGGTGCGGCACGGATATCTCGACGTATTGGGTGAATCAACCGAGTCGCCGGTGCCGACGTTTGCTCAGCGGGCGATGAACAGCCCCTTCGTGGCCACCGTCTATGAGCGGTTGTGGCGTCCGGCCGCGTTCTTCGTTGCCAGCGGCGTCACGACCAGCGCCGAACAGCGGCGCGCAGCGACGGCTTTGCGCTTGTCACAAGCCAATCGATTGCTTGATGTGGCGTGCGGTCCTGGCAACTTCACCGGTCCGCTGGCGCGGCAAATACCGCCGGGAGGCCTCGCCGTCGGCTTCGATATTTCCGAGCCGATGCTGTCTCGAGCCGTGGCCGACAACAGCGGACCGGGAATCTGCTATGTGCGTGGCGACGCCAGGGAGTTGCCCTTCGCGGACGAAACGTTCGACGCCGTTTGCTGTTTCGGGGCGCTCTACTTGATGCCGGATCCGTTCGGGGTCGCCCGCGAGATGGTGCGGGTGCTGCGGCCGGGTGGACGGATCGCCATTCTCACCAGCTATGCCCGCCAACCGGCTCCGGTCCGATACGCCATGACGGCGGGTGCCCGGATGATCGGGCTGCGGCTCTTCGACCGGCATGCCTTCGTCGAACTGTTTAGGTCGGCGGGCCTCGTCGATGTGGAGCAGCAGACCCAGCGCGCGCTGCAGTTTGTGGCCGCCGGCAAGCCGAGCTGA
- a CDS encoding recombinase family protein: MTHSAAGAPTVGQRIGYVRVSTVAQTLDQQNEALAAAGVTKVFSDVMSGARDDRPGLAELMVYLREGDTVVVWKLDRLGRNMLHILATVKALTDRGVTLVSVSDGIDSSTAAGRMMIGVLGSLAEYERELTKERTTLKREASRAKGTRFGRPKKVKDRDHIATARRMRADGHTTRDIAKYLGVSRATLYRYLAGDDAA; encoded by the coding sequence ATGACGCACTCAGCTGCCGGGGCGCCGACGGTGGGTCAGCGGATTGGGTACGTCCGGGTAAGCACCGTCGCCCAGACTCTCGACCAACAGAACGAAGCCCTCGCCGCCGCCGGTGTCACCAAGGTGTTTTCGGACGTGATGTCCGGCGCTCGTGATGATCGCCCGGGTCTGGCCGAGTTGATGGTCTACCTTCGCGAAGGCGACACCGTGGTGGTGTGGAAGTTGGATCGCTTGGGCCGCAACATGCTCCACATCTTGGCGACGGTCAAGGCTCTCACCGACCGGGGTGTCACCCTGGTGTCGGTGTCGGATGGCATCGACTCCAGCACGGCAGCGGGTCGGATGATGATCGGCGTGCTGGGCTCGCTCGCCGAGTATGAGCGGGAGCTGACCAAAGAGCGTACGACCCTGAAGCGGGAGGCGTCCCGGGCCAAAGGCACCCGGTTCGGCAGACCCAAGAAGGTAAAGGACAGAGACCACATCGCTACAGCCAGGCGGATGAGGGCCGATGGACATACCACCAGGGACATAGCCAAGTATCTCGGTGTCAGCCGCGCCACGCTTTACCGGTACCTCGCTGGAGACGATGCGGCCTGA
- a CDS encoding DUF2510 domain-containing protein, with the protein MSQAESEFSKKRDDGACRIAITNPRAALRFPMGVLISIIIWGTVFGTLAGLVTNSKGRGWGEGIALGAVLGIIGLIITAFLKPVPSNPPRPVTSGAPPPGWYQNGQRGLRWWNGSEWTDAAPPPSSPPPSASA; encoded by the coding sequence GTGTCACAGGCCGAGTCCGAGTTCTCCAAGAAACGAGACGACGGCGCATGCCGAATCGCCATAACGAATCCTCGCGCTGCACTACGCTTCCCCATGGGGGTGCTCATCTCAATAATCATTTGGGGAACCGTCTTCGGCACGTTGGCCGGTCTAGTGACGAACTCGAAGGGCCGAGGATGGGGCGAAGGTATCGCGCTCGGCGCGGTACTCGGAATCATCGGCCTGATCATCACCGCATTCCTGAAGCCGGTGCCGTCGAACCCGCCGCGTCCGGTGACGTCGGGTGCGCCGCCGCCAGGCTGGTATCAAAATGGCCAACGCGGATTGCGGTGGTGGAACGGCTCGGAGTGGACCGACGCAGCCCCGCCTCCGTCCTCGCCGCCACCCTCGGCGTCTGCGTAA
- a CDS encoding helix-turn-helix domain-containing protein, producing the protein MSDTADRLAQALRDLINEAVQEAVDRTRPTPPPARVVERPRVPEEDFEVCPWCSKKHMRHLMPVTEARQQLGGISRTTFYALVPEGELSLLKIGSRSFVQAEDLDDFIRRKRYDRSG; encoded by the coding sequence ATGAGCGACACCGCTGACCGCCTTGCCCAGGCCCTCCGCGACCTCATTAACGAAGCGGTGCAGGAAGCCGTCGACCGGACCCGCCCGACACCGCCGCCTGCACGAGTGGTTGAACGTCCCAGGGTGCCAGAGGAAGATTTCGAAGTGTGCCCCTGGTGCAGCAAAAAGCACATGCGGCACCTCATGCCGGTCACCGAGGCCCGGCAGCAACTCGGCGGCATCAGCCGCACCACGTTCTACGCATTGGTCCCAGAAGGCGAACTGTCGCTACTCAAGATCGGCAGCCGCTCGTTCGTCCAGGCGGAAGATCTCGACGATTTCATCAGGAGAAAGCGATATGACCGCTCCGGTTGA
- a CDS encoding Helicase associated domain protein, with the protein MTATPRIYSAHVLKTAKEAGYEFASMDDEEKFGKVFHRLTFHQAIELKLLTDYQVAIIGVDNATYRDWAEKGWFITVDGKEVKDARSVAGQIGLAKAMREYELHRVITFHRLVKGAKEFKASFPGVIDWMPARQRPKGKLWTDHVDGTMSAWERQRRLQRLGDVGNGEHGVISNARCLTEGIDVPTLDGVAFIDPKRSDIDIAQAVGRAIRLADDKTIGTIVIPVFIDTDEPNPDVVLKDSAFKAVWDVLLALRSHDEDLAQQLDDLRRMLGRLPSGSRGSLRLPPKIVEIPDVCGADFARAFEVRLIEQTTASWEFWFGLLERFLDDNGHARVPQSYSLDGYSLGSWVSTQRSRHRKATLAADLQHRLEDLPGWTWDILADQWEAGFSRLLDYVERHGYARVPVSYMVDGYKLGAWVNEQCTRHAKGILEADRERRLLELAGWTWDRHDDTWEKGYRRLLDYVERHGDARVPQLYTVDGYQLGAWATTQRVNRTKGTLDADRERRLQDLPGWTWDAVTDKWEDGYHRLMQYVESNGDSRVPYSYTVDGYQLGAWVKIQRGSFADGLLDGDRQRRLQELPGWTWDPRADMWEEGFRRLVGYVERHGDARVPKPYIVDGYKLGDWVHNQRSFRARGALDADRERRLQELAGWTWDPRADKWEEGYRRLVDYVERHGDARVPQSHTVDGYQLGAWVTTQRQRQKKALLDADRQRRLEGLPGWTWNARP; encoded by the coding sequence ATGACGGCTACCCCGCGCATCTACTCGGCTCATGTCCTGAAGACAGCGAAGGAGGCAGGTTATGAGTTCGCCTCGATGGACGACGAGGAGAAATTCGGAAAAGTATTCCACCGTCTCACCTTTCACCAGGCGATAGAGCTGAAGCTACTGACCGACTACCAGGTCGCCATCATCGGTGTCGATAACGCCACCTACCGAGACTGGGCCGAAAAGGGTTGGTTCATTACCGTTGACGGTAAGGAAGTGAAGGACGCTCGCTCCGTGGCTGGACAGATCGGGCTAGCCAAAGCGATGCGCGAGTACGAACTGCACCGGGTCATCACTTTCCACCGGCTCGTCAAGGGGGCCAAAGAGTTTAAGGCGTCGTTTCCTGGCGTCATCGATTGGATGCCCGCACGGCAGCGACCCAAGGGCAAGCTGTGGACGGATCATGTTGACGGCACGATGTCTGCCTGGGAACGCCAGCGTCGGCTGCAACGTCTTGGCGATGTAGGTAATGGCGAGCACGGGGTTATCTCTAATGCACGTTGCCTCACCGAAGGAATCGACGTTCCCACCCTTGACGGAGTGGCCTTCATCGACCCAAAACGATCAGACATCGACATCGCCCAGGCTGTCGGTCGTGCCATCCGGCTTGCTGACGACAAGACAATCGGCACCATCGTCATCCCCGTTTTCATCGACACTGACGAACCGAATCCTGATGTCGTCCTTAAAGACTCAGCATTCAAGGCGGTTTGGGACGTTTTGCTGGCACTACGATCCCACGACGAAGACTTGGCCCAACAGTTAGATGACCTGCGCCGGATGCTCGGACGGCTACCTAGTGGCAGCCGTGGTTCATTACGACTGCCGCCCAAGATTGTCGAGATTCCAGATGTCTGCGGTGCCGACTTCGCCCGCGCTTTCGAGGTGCGCCTTATTGAGCAGACCACCGCGTCGTGGGAGTTCTGGTTCGGGCTGCTGGAACGGTTCCTCGATGACAACGGTCACGCCCGCGTCCCGCAGTCCTACTCCCTGGATGGCTACTCGCTCGGCTCGTGGGTTAGCACGCAGCGCAGTCGCCACCGCAAGGCTACCCTCGCCGCGGATTTGCAACATCGGCTTGAAGACCTGCCCGGCTGGACATGGGACATTCTGGCCGACCAATGGGAGGCGGGGTTCAGCCGACTCCTGGACTACGTTGAACGCCACGGTTATGCCCGCGTCCCAGTGTCCTACATGGTCGATGGCTACAAGCTAGGCGCGTGGGTAAACGAACAATGCACTAGACATGCCAAAGGCATCCTGGAGGCCGACCGCGAACGCCGACTCCTCGAACTGGCCGGTTGGACATGGGACCGGCACGACGACACATGGGAGAAGGGTTACCGCAGACTCCTGGACTACGTCGAACGCCACGGTGATGCCCGCGTCCCGCAGTTATACACCGTCGATGGTTACCAGCTCGGTGCATGGGCCACGACGCAACGCGTCAATCGCACTAAAGGCACCCTTGACGCAGATCGCGAACGGCGACTGCAAGACCTGCCGGGGTGGACATGGGACGCTGTCACCGACAAATGGGAGGACGGTTACCACCGGCTCATGCAATACGTTGAATCTAACGGTGATTCCCGTGTCCCATACTCCTACACCGTCGATGGCTACCAGCTCGGTGCATGGGTCAAGATCCAGCGGGGTTCCTTCGCCGACGGTCTGCTTGATGGCGACCGCCAACGCCGACTGCAGGAACTGCCTGGGTGGACATGGGACCCTCGCGCCGATATGTGGGAGGAGGGTTTCCGCCGACTCGTGGGTTATGTCGAACGCCATGGTGATGCCCGCGTCCCGAAGCCATACATTGTCGATGGCTACAAACTCGGCGACTGGGTGCACAACCAACGCAGCTTCCGCGCCAGAGGCGCACTTGACGCAGACCGCGAACGCCGACTTCAGGAACTGGCCGGATGGACATGGGACCCTCGCGCCGACAAGTGGGAGGAGGGTTATCGCCGACTCGTGGATTATGTCGAACGCCATGGTGATGCCCGTGTCCCGCAGTCTCACACCGTCGATGGCTACCAACTCGGTGCATGGGTCACAACGCAACGCCAAAGGCAGAAGAAAGCATTACTTGATGCCGATCGCCAACGCCGACTCGAAGGGCTGCCCGGCTGGACTTGGAATGCACGCCCGTAG
- a CDS encoding serine/threonine-protein kinase: protein MTGSRGGSRVGEMFGPYELRSLIGAGGMGEVYQAYDTVKDRVVAVKLLRREFAADPSYQERFRRESRVAARLQEPHVIPVHDFGEINGVLYIDMRLVEGHDLKTVLAENGPLDPARATSIVAQVAAALDAAHACGLVHRDVKPENVLLNRNDFAYLVDFGIAHLGGETGLTSAGAAIGSCAYMAPERFTGEHVGPPADVYSLACVLYECLTGHTPFPPGDVLQMMAAHTMRRPAPPSVTRPELARDFDDVIARGMEKRPESRFASAGELARAANAAASRQRPAEATHPDQPRDTRRFSQRWPNPEGSDYIPYRDHIQQAEAPPARNRFGRGPLILAVASGIMLLAALVVVFSVIVRDRNGERNGRGPQSPMAPIAPATTESATTTAHLRPSSLPGTDNLGWTSYPGARCDPGTEPAVMARTTQSVLVVCEIQPGNFYYRGVRLSDSASIELANAVRSSQGFDVTNPTDGTRYQIRPTGLTIAPATGQASSEPMLAYAAG, encoded by the coding sequence ATGACCGGCTCCCGCGGTGGCTCACGCGTCGGCGAGATGTTCGGACCCTACGAGCTCCGTTCGCTGATTGGGGCGGGCGGTATGGGCGAGGTGTATCAGGCCTATGACACCGTCAAGGATCGCGTGGTCGCCGTGAAATTGCTGCGCCGCGAGTTCGCGGCCGATCCGTCGTACCAGGAGAGGTTCCGTCGCGAATCGCGGGTAGCGGCGCGATTACAGGAGCCGCACGTCATCCCCGTGCATGACTTTGGGGAGATCAACGGGGTGCTTTACATCGACATGCGCTTGGTGGAGGGCCACGACCTTAAGACCGTACTAGCGGAGAACGGCCCGCTGGATCCGGCCCGCGCGACCTCAATCGTCGCGCAAGTGGCCGCGGCCCTGGACGCTGCACATGCCTGCGGACTCGTCCATCGCGACGTCAAGCCGGAAAACGTCCTTCTCAACCGGAACGACTTCGCCTACCTGGTCGATTTCGGCATCGCGCACCTGGGCGGGGAGACAGGCCTTACCAGCGCCGGGGCCGCGATTGGGTCGTGCGCGTACATGGCGCCGGAACGGTTCACCGGCGAGCATGTGGGCCCGCCGGCCGACGTCTACTCGCTGGCATGCGTGCTATACGAATGCCTGACCGGCCATACCCCTTTTCCGCCAGGGGACGTATTGCAAATGATGGCTGCGCATACTATGAGACGCCCCGCTCCACCGAGCGTCACGCGTCCAGAGCTGGCGCGCGATTTCGATGACGTCATTGCCCGCGGCATGGAAAAGCGGCCGGAGTCGCGGTTTGCGTCAGCGGGTGAGCTTGCGCGCGCAGCTAATGCTGCAGCTTCACGCCAGAGGCCGGCTGAAGCTACTCACCCCGATCAGCCAAGGGACACTCGCAGATTTTCTCAACGGTGGCCGAACCCCGAGGGATCCGATTACATTCCGTACAGGGATCACATTCAGCAAGCCGAAGCACCACCGGCAAGGAATAGGTTTGGACGCGGCCCACTGATCCTAGCTGTTGCATCCGGCATCATGCTGCTTGCGGCGCTGGTCGTCGTTTTTTCGGTAATTGTCCGCGACCGCAACGGCGAACGAAATGGCAGGGGGCCGCAAAGCCCGATGGCACCTATCGCGCCAGCGACGACCGAATCAGCAACAACAACTGCGCATTTGCGCCCCAGTAGCCTGCCGGGAACCGACAACCTTGGCTGGACCAGTTACCCTGGTGCGCGTTGCGATCCGGGAACTGAGCCGGCAGTCATGGCTCGCACCACTCAGTCCGTGTTAGTGGTATGCGAGATCCAGCCCGGAAACTTCTACTATCGCGGGGTTCGTCTAAGTGACAGCGCCAGCATCGAGCTGGCAAATGCAGTGCGGTCGTCACAAGGCTTCGACGTGACGAACCCGACGGACGGAACCCGCTACCAGATTCGTCCGACAGGTCTGACTATCGCGCCAGCAACTGGACAAGCGTCTTCCGAGCCAATGCTCGCGTACGCAGCGGGCTGA
- a CDS encoding protein kinase domain-containing protein, with the protein MDGTPFGRYRLVELLGRGGMGEVWRAYDTAIDRVVALKKLPVSFADDKVFRERFRREARAAAGLDAPHVVPIHDFGEIEGRLFVTMRLINGRDLQELLNDGPLPPTRAVKIVEQIASALHAAHQKGLVHRDVKPSNILVTEDDDVFAYLIDFGIARAPEDSALTGTGVPIGTWDYMAPERFKDGTADARADVYALACVLYQSLTRQLPFPGESLDQIAAAHLFLPPPKPSELTRAISKRMDEVIAKGMAKDPNRRYGTTKALAKAARAALSTQSAGVQRGLAIEELQERLLPADIRPVVSTPSPRWARLAGRPQDTDPVGRAGSVTSSALSPSVMLVLRYAVRSDRGLAYAQNEDSVYAGARLLAVADGMATSIGGSIASQLVIAALAPLDDEPPGDDMLAQLEAAVRRSNSAIAAQVDVEPTLKGMGTTLTALFFVGNRVGLAHIGGSRAYLLRDGVLTRLTQDEFVMGPGVYTSRLTAAERKRMMRRLTGDEVPITLQQLEVRPGDRYLLCTPGLTDSVNQGTIREVLQISDVSESADRLIELALRGGGTDNVTVVVSDVVRYDYRSGKENLTKPA; encoded by the coding sequence GTGGACGGGACGCCGTTCGGTCGTTATCGGCTGGTGGAGTTGCTCGGCCGGGGCGGCATGGGGGAAGTCTGGCGCGCCTACGACACCGCGATTGACAGGGTGGTGGCATTGAAGAAGCTGCCAGTGAGTTTCGCGGACGACAAGGTGTTCCGGGAGCGGTTCCGGCGGGAGGCCAGGGCAGCAGCTGGACTTGACGCACCTCATGTGGTCCCGATCCATGATTTCGGCGAGATCGAAGGACGACTGTTTGTGACCATGCGCCTGATCAACGGCCGCGACCTGCAAGAGCTTCTCAACGACGGCCCGCTGCCGCCAACGCGCGCAGTCAAAATCGTTGAGCAGATCGCTTCGGCGTTGCACGCTGCCCACCAGAAAGGATTGGTCCACCGCGATGTGAAACCGTCCAACATCTTGGTTACCGAGGACGACGACGTGTTTGCCTACCTCATCGACTTCGGGATAGCACGAGCTCCGGAAGACAGTGCCCTGACGGGCACTGGAGTACCGATCGGCACTTGGGACTACATGGCCCCGGAGCGTTTCAAGGACGGTACAGCCGATGCCCGCGCGGATGTTTATGCGCTCGCGTGTGTGCTGTACCAGTCGCTTACCCGTCAACTGCCTTTTCCTGGTGAGAGCCTTGATCAGATCGCGGCGGCACATCTGTTCTTGCCACCGCCGAAGCCATCGGAGTTAACCCGCGCCATTTCCAAGCGGATGGACGAAGTCATCGCAAAAGGGATGGCAAAAGATCCAAACCGCCGCTACGGCACCACGAAAGCGCTGGCGAAGGCGGCACGCGCAGCGTTGAGCACACAGTCGGCAGGCGTCCAGCGTGGCCTTGCCATAGAGGAGCTGCAAGAGCGCTTACTGCCGGCCGACATCCGCCCGGTGGTTTCTACACCATCACCCCGGTGGGCCCGGCTTGCCGGCCGACCGCAGGACACTGACCCGGTCGGGCGTGCAGGTTCGGTTACGTCGTCGGCGTTGTCGCCTTCGGTGATGCTTGTGCTTCGATATGCCGTTCGCAGCGACCGCGGTCTGGCATATGCCCAAAACGAAGATTCTGTCTATGCCGGCGCGCGGCTCCTCGCCGTTGCGGACGGGATGGCTACGTCCATCGGCGGCAGCATCGCGTCGCAACTAGTGATTGCGGCCCTGGCTCCACTGGACGATGAACCACCGGGCGACGATATGCTTGCCCAGCTCGAAGCCGCGGTCCGGAGGAGCAACTCGGCCATCGCCGCGCAAGTTGATGTGGAGCCCACGCTCAAGGGAATGGGCACCACGCTGACTGCACTGTTCTTCGTGGGCAATAGAGTTGGGTTGGCGCACATCGGCGGGTCCCGCGCCTATCTGCTCCGTGACGGTGTCCTTACTCGACTGACTCAGGACGAGTTCGTGATGGGACCGGGAGTTTATACGAGCCGACTTACCGCCGCGGAGCGCAAGCGGATGATGCGGCGGCTAACTGGAGATGAGGTGCCGATAACGCTGCAGCAGCTGGAAGTCCGCCCCGGTGACCGCTACCTCCTGTGCACGCCCGGCCTGACTGATTCGGTCAACCAGGGCACTATCCGCGAGGTGCTGCAGATTTCTGACGTTTCCGAAAGCGCCGACCGTCTAATTGAGCTGGCATTACGTGGCGGTGGAACCGACAACGTCACAGTTGTGGTATCCGATGTAGTTCGATACGACTACCGGTCAGGCAAAGAAAACCTGACGAAACCGGCCTGA
- a CDS encoding BTAD domain-containing putative transcriptional regulator — MGGTRLKFGVLGPLLMRVDGTPVDLGARKQRAVLAMFVLNRNRPVAIESLIDAVWDQRPVPAARVTVQSYVSNLRRLLSNAGFDAREVLAKAPPGYRLNVAEAACDLDRFNTEQSAGVHAAAAGRFEQASSHLSAALAEWRGPVLEDLRDFAFVEPWATALTGDKLRAHTALAEAEIACGRAYTIVGELEKLAAENPHDEPLWAQLITAYYVTKRQSDALRTYQRLQTTLAEELGIDPDPTVSALYEKILRQVPLDTKRAAQATAAETLIHSKRRMAAPTQFVIARLRDTAGRHYPLEAADIRIGRLRDNDIVLSDADVSRHHAAIIDTGTSFMIRDLRSANGVEVQGQRIDISADLVDGDHIRIGSHEFIFEIHSR, encoded by the coding sequence ATGGGGGGAACGCGTCTCAAGTTCGGCGTGCTGGGACCGTTGCTGATGAGAGTGGACGGCACGCCTGTGGACCTGGGCGCCCGGAAACAGCGGGCGGTGCTCGCCATGTTCGTCCTGAACCGCAACCGCCCGGTTGCAATCGAGTCATTGATTGACGCCGTGTGGGATCAACGACCAGTGCCGGCAGCGCGAGTAACCGTCCAATCCTACGTCTCGAACTTGCGCCGACTCCTCAGCAACGCTGGGTTCGACGCGCGCGAGGTGCTAGCTAAAGCACCGCCAGGGTATCGACTCAATGTCGCTGAGGCCGCCTGTGATCTTGATCGTTTCAACACCGAACAGTCCGCCGGAGTGCACGCCGCCGCTGCGGGACGATTCGAACAAGCCAGCAGCCACTTGTCGGCGGCGCTGGCCGAATGGCGCGGGCCAGTCCTCGAGGACTTGCGCGACTTTGCCTTCGTCGAACCGTGGGCCACCGCCCTGACAGGAGACAAACTGCGGGCCCATACCGCCCTCGCGGAAGCCGAAATCGCGTGTGGACGCGCCTACACCATTGTCGGCGAGCTCGAGAAGCTCGCCGCCGAAAACCCTCACGATGAACCGCTATGGGCGCAACTGATCACGGCGTACTACGTCACTAAACGCCAATCGGATGCTCTGCGCACCTATCAGCGACTGCAAACGACCCTGGCCGAGGAACTAGGCATCGACCCCGATCCCACCGTCAGTGCCCTATATGAAAAGATCCTGCGCCAGGTGCCCCTGGACACCAAACGAGCGGCCCAAGCCACTGCAGCGGAAACCTTAATCCACTCCAAACGTCGCATGGCGGCTCCCACCCAGTTCGTAATCGCTCGGCTGCGCGATACCGCCGGGCGCCACTATCCGCTGGAAGCCGCAGACATCCGGATCGGGCGCCTTCGTGACAACGACATCGTTTTGAGTGATGCCGACGTCAGCCGCCACCACGCCGCCATCATCGACACCGGAACCAGTTTCATGATTAGGGATCTGCGGTCGGCCAACGGTGTCGAAGTGCAGGGCCAGCGAATCGACATAAGCGCGGACCTTGTCGATGGTGACCATATTCGCATCGGCAGTCACGAGTTCATATTCGAAATTCACTCGCGCTAA